The following DNA comes from Thermococcus piezophilus.
TGTGGTGGACTCTTGAATATCCTTGTTGAGTCAATGTAAGGCTCGCTAACGACCTCAAAGATGCCCACGATTTTCGGCTCTAAAATTTCTTTGTCCCTCCGCTCCTGCTTGACGTAAAAGACGAGCCTGTCGCCCGGTTTAACCTTGGCGATTGTATTCTTATGTCTCTTTGGCACACCCCAGACGTTCTTCTTTTTCACAACCTCCCAGTTGTCACGGTTTGTAATGCAAAGCCAGTACCTCATTTCAAACCACCGCTTTTACCCTTGTCTTTGATGTACATATTCTTTGCGGATCCCAACAACAAATTGTGTTAATATCAAAAGCCAGCGCAAGTGCTTGGCCAAAAAGAGTACCCCGTTCTCGAGGCGTGATACTCCCCGAAGCACTTCGGGGGAATATGTCAAGTAACTCGAATGTCTTAAAAATTCAAACGTTTTTATAAAATCGTTCGGGGAGTTGGGACAAGCTTCTCACCGCCCCCCATGAAACGGCAGTAAGAGGGGATAAAAAGAAATTATTTTACGCTGAGGACTTTCCGCGTCTTGTCTTTGACGTAAACCTGCATCTTGTCCGTAACGTCAATTTCCTTCCCGTCTTCGAGAACCGCATACACCTTTCTGCTGGGACCAAAAGGCCTGAAAATCTTCAGTATGACAGGTTTTTTCTTTCCGAGGTTTGCGACGATATAAATCCAGTACTTATCCACGTTTTTGGAGTCAGTCGCGAATTTATACTCCGCGGGCGTGACCTCTGCAGTAAGCAGGAGTGGCTTGTGACCCTTGACCTCAATGTACTTCTCCCGTCCAGGCTCACTAACCTTAATGTCATAGTGCTCTCTCAACGAGACATCCTCGACTTTCCATCCTCCATTGGGACCATACTTTCTCTCCAGCCTCTTCCGCTCAAGCTCCATGACGATCTCCATAGCCTTCCGTTCGCTCTTCAGAATATCATCCAGGGGCACGAAATTTCTTTCAGTAATATGTTTGTACTCATCAGTTGGTGGTTCTACGTCCTTTTCTGAGAGCCCATAAATGTCGAGAATCCCTTCGGGAATGTACTTCAGTATGTTGAACCTCTCCTCGCTGATGCCCTCGATCCTCAATACTTCAGTTGTTTCAATTTTCGTGTTCCTGAAGAGGCGCCCCTTCTTCAGTTTATCCCTTGAGAACGCCATTTCATAATTTCTGTACTTTGTCCTCGGTCTGTAAAAATTGTCTCTCGCCAGTGTCCTGAGCTGGGAGGATACCAAATGCCCCTCCATCGTGGGTTCGGGCCGGCCAATAACAACGAACTCCTGCGAGAACACCTCAATAAGATGCTCCAACAGGTCAACGCCATAAAGAAACTCAAGCTTTCCACCATTCCTCCTTACGAGAACAGGATAACGATGGAACTCCCGGCCATCTTTCTCGTCAACTAACCTTACAAAATAAAGGTATTCAACGCCATCCCTACCCTTAACACCAATCCACATTGGCCTCAGATTTGAGGGGCCTTCCTTAGTGACACCATGAAGAATTGGGGAAATCTCCGGGATGTTCCTCTTCCCAAGGACTTCAGTGAGATAAGCCCCCAGCACTTCGGAGATCACGTCACTGTCAAAGTCTCTCGGAGTGAGTATGTGTTCAAGCTCCTCCTGAACCTGCTTTGTTGTGTCGGAGGGAACCATTTTTTCAATGTTCTGTCGAAGACTCTTTAGGGTGTGTATTATGGCCCCCGCGTAGCCTGTCAGTTCCCTCTTTATTGACGCAAATACAAGGTCGTACTCGGAAGGTTGCTCTCCCTTGGCACCTCCTTCGGCTCCTCCCTCCTTCCACAGTGCTTCAAAATCCCCAGAGAACATTTGTTTTCCGAAAACAGGTTTGCCAAGGCGCGGGCCACTTCCAATGGCTTCAGTTATGTTCATAATCTTCTGGTAAAGGTTCTCCAGAACGTACAGGCAGTCTCAGCGGCCAGAAACAGGGTGTAAGCGGTCGTCTCTCTCGGCTGGCTGAGCCTCCATATTCTTCCAACCCTCTGCTCAAGCTTTATCGGGCTCCAGGGAGCCTCGTAATTTATGATAACGCTGGCAATCTGAAGGTTCAAACCCTCGGAGGCAACATCCGTGGATATCAAAAGCTTCCCATATTTCTCAAACCGGGATATCTGTTCCTCCACTTCCCCGCTTGACATTCCTCCATAAAGGAGGGAAATCTCATGGCTCTCCAGCTTAACCCCATACTCGTCGGCCAGAATCTTGGGAAGCTTCCGCTTTATGTAATTTAATGTGTCCTTGAACTCCGTGAAGATTATCACCTTCTCCCCTTGCTTGATGTGATACGTGGCAATCTCCGCCACCATTTGAAGCTTGCTGTCCTGGTCTTTGATTTGCCCTGCCAGCTCAAGAAGTCCCCTGAAAGACTCCACCTGTTTCCTGTCGAGCAGGGGGGAGTATTCCTCGATTATTTTTTCAACGGCATCGTCAAGCTCGTTGAAGTCTTCCAGCTCAATCTCATCATAACCAAGGCCAAAGAGACTTTTAATGTACTTGTCCACCCTTTCCGCCTTTCCACGCTCATTGGAATTCGCACTTTCGGCGATTTTGCTGATTGTCCTCACCGCAGCCTCGTAACTCGATGATGCCCTCTTGCGCACAAGGACAGCTAGCAGGGCCTCGGGAGAGTTCTTTCCGGCATTCTTTATCATTTCAAAAAGCACTTTATCGAGCTCATTGAAAAAAGCCCTCTCCGCATCGCTTATCTCAACGACAACTGCCCCAAAATAACACTTCTTGAAGACCTCTCTGCCCTCAAGCTCATTAACGACCTTTTTGGTTCTCCTCATAACGAGCGTGTCCCGAGTTCTTTTGTAAAAACTTGGCTTGTCGAGTTTTTGATACTGGTCGGTAAGAGTTGGGTCAAGGAGGGCAATCCTTGCGAGATAATCCTTGGGGTCGCCCCTGTGAGGCGTCGCGGAGAGGAATATTAGATTGAGATCCCGTCCACCCTTCCCAACAAGCTTTCTGAGGAATTCATACCTCTGGGTGCCAAGGGTAACGTTGTGGACCTCATCAACGATTATCAGATCCCACTTAACACCGAGAAACCTCTCGCGATGGGGAGATCTCTTTGCGAGGTCAATTGAGACGACCGTGTATCCATACGTGTTTCTCAGCTTGC
Coding sequences within:
- a CDS encoding EVE domain-containing protein, which codes for MRYWLCITNRDNWEVVKKKNVWGVPKRHKNTIAKVKPGDRLVFYVKQERRDKEILEPKIVGIFEVVSEPYIDSTRIFKSPPHLNETYPLRVRVKPIKLGELDFKPLIPKLNFITNKKRWSGHLMGKAMREIPEDDYRLIESLI
- a CDS encoding DUF3883 domain-containing protein — translated: MNITEAIGSGPRLGKPVFGKQMFSGDFEALWKEGGAEGGAKGEQPSEYDLVFASIKRELTGYAGAIIHTLKSLRQNIEKMVPSDTTKQVQEELEHILTPRDFDSDVISEVLGAYLTEVLGKRNIPEISPILHGVTKEGPSNLRPMWIGVKGRDGVEYLYFVRLVDEKDGREFHRYPVLVRRNGGKLEFLYGVDLLEHLIEVFSQEFVVIGRPEPTMEGHLVSSQLRTLARDNFYRPRTKYRNYEMAFSRDKLKKGRLFRNTKIETTEVLRIEGISEERFNILKYIPEGILDIYGLSEKDVEPPTDEYKHITERNFVPLDDILKSERKAMEIVMELERKRLERKYGPNGGWKVEDVSLREHYDIKVSEPGREKYIEVKGHKPLLLTAEVTPAEYKFATDSKNVDKYWIYIVANLGKKKPVILKIFRPFGPSRKVYAVLEDGKEIDVTDKMQVYVKDKTRKVLSVK
- a CDS encoding DEAD/DEAH box helicase, which gives rise to MGLSEDIREAILRDVLLHSPALFYTALTAPGRRGITPFKHQFQPLYHAMISRPVRILIADEIGLGKTVQALAIARYLQLRGEAERILVLVPKILREQWKQEIRRVGGLPTVIENGREVEGKLRNTYGYTVVSIDLAKRSPHRERFLGVKWDLIIVDEVHNVTLGTQRYEFLRKLVGKGGRDLNLIFLSATPHRGDPKDYLARIALLDPTLTDQYQKLDKPSFYKRTRDTLVMRRTKKVVNELEGREVFKKCYFGAVVVEISDAERAFFNELDKVLFEMIKNAGKNSPEALLAVLVRKRASSSYEAAVRTISKIAESANSNERGKAERVDKYIKSLFGLGYDEIELEDFNELDDAVEKIIEEYSPLLDRKQVESFRGLLELAGQIKDQDSKLQMVAEIATYHIKQGEKVIIFTEFKDTLNYIKRKLPKILADEYGVKLESHEISLLYGGMSSGEVEEQISRFEKYGKLLISTDVASEGLNLQIASVIINYEAPWSPIKLEQRVGRIWRLSQPRETTAYTLFLAAETACTFWRTFTRRL